One window of the Candidatus Microbacterium colombiense genome contains the following:
- the carB gene encoding carbamoyl-phosphate synthase large subunit → MPKRDDIRSVLVIGSGPIVIGQACEFDYSGTQACRVLREEGVRVILVNSNPATIMTDPDFADATYVEPITWQVIETIIAKERPDAILPTLGGQTALNAAIDLHNHGILEKYDVELIGASFEAINKGEDRQIFKQLVLDAGADVADSRIAHTMDEVLAAAGELGYPLVVRPSFTMGGLGSGFAYDEADLRRIAGAGLHDSPTNEVLLEESILGWKEYELELMRDTSDNTVVVCSIENVDPVGVHTGDSITVAPALTLTDREYQKMRDIGIDIIRAVGVDTGGCNIQFAVDPSNGRIIVIEMNPRVSRSSALASKATGFPIAKLAAKLALGYRLDEIPNDITGVTPASFEPTLDYVVVKVPRFAFEKFPAADATLTTTMKSVGEAMAIGRNYATALQKALRSLEKRGSSFHWGTEERSLEELLEISQTPTDGRIVTLQQALRKGATVEQAFDATAIDPWFIDQIVLINEVAEIVRTASELDAATLRHAKEHGFSDAQLAELRGISETEVRGIRRGLGIRPVYKTVDTCAGEFPALTPYHYSSYDFETEVTPSERTKVVIIGSGPNRIGQGVEFDYSCVHASFALSDAGYETIMVNCNPETVSTDYDTSDRLYFEPLTLEDVLEVLDAEAASGTILGVVCQLGGQTPLGLAKGIQDAGYTVLGTSPEAIDLAEERELFSGILDAAGLVAPRHGTAIDVDGAVAIAEDIGYPVLVRPSFVLGGRGMEIVYDSPSLRDYFVRTAGEVIIEPGKPLLVDRFLDDAIELDVDALYDGTDLYIGGVMEHLEEAGIHSGDSSCTLPPISLGRSDIDRVRVATLAIAEGVGVRGLLNVQFAISAGVLYVIEANPRASRTVPFVSKALGIPLAKAASRIMTGSTVAELKAEGLLPENDGSRVPLGSPVAVKEAVLPFKRFRTKDGKIVDSVLGPEMRSTGEVMGIDKDFPTAFAKSQAAAYGGMPTSGTVFISVADSDKRAVILPAHRLQQLGFTIVATEGTAEILSRNGIAVTVVDKYSETQESGAQNVVDLINDGSIDIVVNTPSGGSARADGYEIRAAAVAADKALFTTMAVLGAAVSGMDAAHEGFSVKSLQEYALDRQAAV, encoded by the coding sequence ATGCCAAAGCGTGACGACATCCGCTCCGTCCTCGTCATCGGCTCCGGCCCGATCGTGATCGGCCAGGCCTGCGAGTTCGACTACTCCGGCACCCAGGCGTGCCGCGTCCTCCGGGAGGAGGGCGTGCGCGTGATCCTGGTCAACTCCAACCCGGCCACGATCATGACCGACCCCGACTTCGCCGATGCGACCTACGTCGAGCCGATCACCTGGCAGGTCATCGAGACGATCATCGCGAAGGAGCGCCCCGACGCGATCCTCCCGACGCTCGGCGGTCAGACCGCCCTGAACGCCGCGATCGATCTGCACAACCACGGGATCCTCGAGAAGTACGACGTCGAGTTGATCGGCGCGAGCTTCGAGGCGATCAACAAGGGTGAGGATCGTCAGATCTTCAAGCAGCTCGTGCTCGACGCCGGTGCGGATGTCGCCGACTCGCGCATCGCGCACACGATGGACGAGGTGCTCGCTGCCGCAGGTGAGCTCGGCTACCCGCTGGTCGTGCGCCCCAGCTTCACGATGGGCGGCCTGGGTTCGGGCTTCGCCTACGACGAGGCGGACCTGCGCCGCATCGCCGGCGCCGGTCTGCACGACTCTCCGACCAACGAGGTGCTCCTCGAGGAGTCCATCCTCGGATGGAAGGAGTACGAACTCGAGCTCATGCGCGACACCTCCGACAACACGGTCGTCGTGTGCTCGATCGAGAACGTCGACCCGGTCGGTGTGCACACGGGGGACTCGATCACCGTCGCACCCGCGCTGACGCTCACCGACCGCGAATACCAGAAGATGCGCGACATCGGCATCGACATCATCCGCGCCGTCGGTGTGGACACCGGCGGCTGCAACATCCAGTTCGCGGTCGACCCGTCGAACGGTCGCATCATCGTGATCGAGATGAACCCGCGTGTGTCGCGGTCGAGCGCTCTCGCCTCGAAGGCCACCGGCTTCCCGATCGCGAAGCTCGCGGCCAAGCTCGCCCTCGGCTACCGTCTCGACGAGATCCCCAACGACATCACGGGCGTGACCCCCGCGAGCTTCGAGCCCACGCTCGACTACGTCGTGGTGAAGGTGCCGCGGTTCGCGTTCGAGAAGTTCCCGGCGGCCGACGCGACGCTCACGACCACCATGAAGTCGGTCGGTGAAGCGATGGCGATCGGCCGCAACTACGCCACGGCACTGCAGAAGGCGCTGCGCTCGCTCGAGAAGCGCGGCTCCAGCTTCCACTGGGGTACCGAGGAACGCTCTCTCGAAGAGCTGCTCGAGATCTCCCAGACCCCGACCGACGGACGCATCGTCACGCTGCAGCAGGCGTTGCGTAAGGGTGCGACGGTCGAGCAGGCCTTCGACGCCACGGCGATCGACCCGTGGTTCATCGACCAGATCGTGCTGATCAACGAGGTCGCCGAGATCGTGCGCACCGCGTCCGAGCTCGACGCGGCGACGCTCCGCCACGCGAAGGAGCACGGCTTCTCCGACGCGCAGCTCGCCGAGCTCCGGGGCATCAGCGAGACCGAGGTGCGCGGCATCCGTCGCGGCCTGGGCATCCGCCCGGTGTACAAGACGGTCGACACCTGCGCCGGCGAGTTCCCCGCCCTCACGCCGTACCACTACTCGAGCTACGACTTCGAGACCGAGGTCACGCCGTCCGAGCGTACGAAGGTCGTCATCATCGGCTCGGGCCCGAACCGCATCGGTCAGGGCGTCGAGTTCGACTACTCCTGCGTGCATGCGTCGTTCGCGCTGTCGGATGCGGGTTACGAGACCATCATGGTCAACTGCAACCCCGAGACGGTCTCCACCGACTACGACACCTCCGACCGGCTCTACTTCGAGCCGCTCACGCTCGAAGACGTCCTCGAGGTGCTCGACGCAGAGGCGGCCAGCGGCACCATCCTCGGTGTCGTGTGCCAACTCGGCGGGCAGACGCCTCTCGGACTCGCCAAGGGCATCCAGGATGCCGGTTACACGGTGCTGGGCACCAGCCCCGAGGCGATCGACCTCGCCGAGGAGCGCGAGCTGTTCAGCGGCATCCTCGACGCCGCCGGTCTCGTGGCGCCGCGCCACGGCACGGCCATCGATGTGGACGGCGCCGTCGCCATCGCCGAGGACATCGGCTACCCGGTGCTCGTGCGTCCGAGCTTCGTGCTCGGCGGACGCGGCATGGAGATCGTCTACGACTCGCCCAGCCTGCGCGACTACTTCGTGCGCACGGCCGGAGAAGTCATCATCGAGCCGGGCAAGCCGCTGCTGGTCGACCGGTTCCTGGACGACGCGATCGAGCTCGACGTCGACGCGCTCTACGACGGCACCGACCTCTACATCGGCGGCGTCATGGAGCACCTGGAGGAGGCCGGTATCCACTCCGGAGACTCCAGCTGCACGCTGCCCCCGATCTCGTTGGGCCGTTCCGACATCGACCGCGTGCGCGTCGCGACCCTGGCCATCGCCGAGGGTGTGGGCGTGCGCGGACTGCTGAACGTGCAGTTCGCGATCAGTGCCGGTGTGCTCTATGTGATCGAGGCCAACCCGCGCGCAAGCCGCACGGTGCCGTTCGTGTCGAAGGCGCTGGGGATCCCCCTGGCGAAGGCCGCGAGCCGCATCATGACGGGTTCCACGGTCGCCGAGCTGAAGGCCGAGGGTCTGCTGCCCGAGAACGACGGATCGCGCGTGCCCCTGGGCTCCCCGGTCGCGGTGAAGGAAGCCGTGCTGCCGTTCAAGCGGTTCCGCACCAAGGACGGCAAGATCGTCGACTCCGTGCTCGGACCGGAGATGCGCTCGACCGGTGAGGTCATGGGCATCGACAAGGACTTCCCGACCGCGTTCGCGAAGAGCCAGGCGGCGGCCTACGGCGGCATGCCGACGTCGGGCACCGTGTTCATCTCGGTCGCCGACTCCGACAAGCGTGCGGTGATCCTGCCTGCGCACCGGCTGCAGCAGCTCGGCTTCACGATCGTCGCGACCGAGGGCACCGCCGAGATCCTCTCGCGCAACGGCATCGCCGTGACCGTCGTGGACAAGTACAGCGAGACCCAGGAGAGTGGCGCGCAGAACGTCGTCGACCTCATCAACGACGGCTCGATCGACATCGTCGTGAACACCCCCTCCGGCGGATCGGCGCGTGCCGACGGGTACGAGATCCGTGCCGCTGCCGTCGCCGCCGACAAGGCTCTCTTCACCACGATGGCGGTGCTCGGTGCGGCCGTCAGCGGTATGGATGCGGCTCATGAGGGCTTCAGCGTCAAGAGCCTGCAGGAGTACGCCCTCGATCGACAGGCGGCGGTGTGA
- the carA gene encoding glutamine-hydrolyzing carbamoyl-phosphate synthase small subunit, with amino-acid sequence MTALPEPAVLVLEDGTRHTGRAYGALGRTLGEVVFATGMSGYQETITDPSYAGQIVLQTAPHIGNTGMNAEDAESRRIWVAGYIVRDPSRVVSNWRAEASLDEVLVNDGIVGISGIDTRSITRHIRSAGSMRGGIFSGADAAIDADEQVRIVREAPHMAGLNLSAEVSVDVATITTAIGERVGNLAVLDLGVKQATIDNLAARGFDVHVLPQNVTIDEIRSIDPVAVFYSNGPGDPAASDGHVELLRAVLDDGLPFFGICFGNQLLGRALGLGTYKLPFGHRGINQPVLDKTTGRVEITAHNHGFAVDAPLDGAFDSPNGYGKVEVSHVGLNDNVVEGLRALDIPAFSVQYHPEAAAGPHDANYLFDRFRDLVIATQKDAK; translated from the coding sequence ATGACCGCTCTTCCCGAACCCGCCGTGCTCGTCCTCGAGGACGGCACCCGCCACACCGGCCGTGCCTACGGCGCGCTGGGCCGCACCCTGGGCGAGGTCGTCTTCGCCACCGGAATGTCCGGATATCAGGAGACGATCACCGACCCCTCCTACGCCGGTCAGATCGTGCTGCAGACCGCGCCGCACATCGGCAACACCGGGATGAATGCCGAGGACGCCGAGTCGCGCCGCATCTGGGTGGCCGGTTACATCGTGCGCGACCCCTCGCGCGTCGTGTCCAACTGGCGCGCCGAGGCCTCACTCGACGAGGTGCTCGTGAACGACGGCATCGTCGGCATCAGTGGGATCGACACCCGCTCCATCACGCGCCACATCCGCTCGGCCGGTTCGATGCGCGGGGGGATCTTCTCGGGTGCCGACGCGGCGATCGACGCCGACGAGCAGGTGCGCATCGTCCGTGAGGCTCCGCACATGGCGGGTCTGAACCTGTCCGCCGAGGTGTCGGTCGACGTCGCCACCATCACGACCGCCATCGGCGAGCGCGTCGGCAACCTCGCCGTGCTCGACCTCGGGGTGAAGCAGGCCACGATCGACAACCTCGCTGCGCGCGGGTTCGACGTGCACGTGCTGCCGCAGAACGTCACCATCGACGAGATCCGCTCCATCGACCCGGTCGCGGTGTTCTACTCCAACGGCCCCGGGGACCCCGCGGCATCCGACGGTCACGTCGAGCTGCTGCGCGCCGTGCTCGACGACGGTCTGCCGTTCTTCGGCATCTGCTTCGGCAACCAGCTGCTCGGCCGCGCGCTCGGCCTGGGCACCTACAAGCTGCCGTTCGGCCACCGCGGCATCAACCAGCCGGTGCTGGACAAGACCACGGGTCGCGTGGAGATCACGGCGCACAACCACGGCTTCGCGGTCGATGCGCCCCTCGACGGAGCGTTCGACAGTCCGAACGGCTATGGGAAGGTCGAGGTCAGCCACGTCGGCTTGAACGACAACGTGGTCGAGGGCCTGCGCGCGCTCGACATCCCTGCATTCTCGGTCCAGTACCACCCGGAGGCCGCCGCCGGCCCGCACGACGCCAACTACCTCTTCGACCGGTTCCGCGACCTGGTCATCGCCACTCAGAAGGACGCCAAGTAA
- a CDS encoding dihydroorotase, whose protein sequence is MSDTLVITGAQLLGTTGADIVVEDGVITEIGSGLSRTGARVIDADGLVALPGLVDLHTHLREPGYEASETILTGTRAAAAGGFTAVFAMPNTSPVADTAGVVEQELALGEAAGYATVQPIGAVTVGQKGERLAELGAMATSRAKVRVFSDDGFCVFDPLIMRRALEYVKSFGGVIAQHAQDPRLTEGAQMNEGRVSAELGLTGWPAVAEESIIARDVLLAEHVGSRLHVCHLSTAGSVDIIRWAKKRGIAVTAEVTPHHLLLTDELVRGYDARFKVNPPLRREEDVLAVREGLADGTIDIVATDHAPHPSENKACEWQAAANGMVGLESALRVVHQSMVQTGLIGWEDVARVMSAAPARIGQLAGHGTPLAVGQPAQITLYDASVDGVFTEADLHGRSVNSPYLGRALPGRVEFTVHNGTLTVDGGALVEELNA, encoded by the coding sequence GTGAGCGACACCCTCGTCATCACCGGTGCACAGCTGCTGGGTACGACCGGTGCGGACATCGTCGTGGAAGACGGTGTGATCACCGAGATCGGGTCGGGCCTCAGCCGCACCGGTGCTCGGGTGATCGACGCCGACGGCCTCGTCGCTCTTCCCGGACTCGTCGACCTGCACACGCACCTGCGTGAACCGGGATATGAGGCCTCTGAGACGATCCTCACCGGGACACGGGCTGCGGCCGCCGGCGGGTTCACCGCGGTGTTCGCCATGCCCAACACCTCCCCGGTGGCCGACACCGCCGGAGTGGTCGAGCAGGAGCTCGCCCTCGGCGAGGCCGCGGGATACGCGACCGTGCAGCCGATCGGTGCCGTCACCGTCGGGCAGAAGGGCGAGCGACTCGCTGAGCTCGGCGCGATGGCCACCTCACGCGCGAAGGTCCGCGTGTTCAGTGACGACGGCTTCTGCGTCTTCGACCCCCTGATCATGCGCCGCGCGCTCGAGTACGTGAAGTCGTTCGGGGGAGTGATCGCGCAGCACGCGCAGGATCCTCGGCTCACCGAGGGCGCACAGATGAACGAGGGACGCGTCTCGGCCGAGCTCGGCCTCACCGGCTGGCCGGCCGTCGCCGAGGAGTCGATCATCGCGCGCGACGTGCTGCTCGCCGAGCACGTCGGATCCCGCCTGCACGTGTGCCACCTGTCGACGGCGGGTTCGGTCGACATCATCCGGTGGGCGAAGAAGCGCGGGATCGCGGTCACCGCCGAGGTCACCCCGCATCACCTGCTTCTGACCGACGAGCTCGTGCGCGGCTACGACGCGCGCTTCAAGGTGAACCCGCCGCTGCGCCGCGAGGAGGATGTGCTGGCCGTGCGCGAAGGCCTGGCCGACGGCACGATCGACATCGTCGCCACGGATCACGCGCCGCACCCGAGTGAGAACAAGGCCTGCGAGTGGCAGGCTGCCGCGAACGGGATGGTCGGACTCGAGAGCGCCCTGCGGGTCGTGCACCAGTCGATGGTGCAGACCGGCCTGATCGGGTGGGAGGACGTCGCCCGGGTCATGAGCGCTGCTCCGGCGCGCATCGGACAGCTCGCAGGACACGGAACCCCGCTCGCTGTCGGTCAGCCGGCGCAGATCACGCTCTACGACGCTTCCGTCGACGGAGTCTTCACCGAGGCGGATCTGCACGGTCGCAGCGTGAACTCGCCGTATCTCGGGCGGGCCCTTCCCGGCCGGGTCGAGTTCACCGTGCACAACGGAACGCTCACGGTCGACGGCGGCGCACTGGTCGAGGAGCTGAACGCATGA
- a CDS encoding aspartate carbamoyltransferase catalytic subunit produces MRHLLDTRTLDRATALRILDVAEDMADTQSREVKKLPTLRGKTVVNLFFEDSTRTRISFEAAAKRLSADVINFAAKGSSVSKGESLKDTAQTLEAIGADAVVVRHPGSGAPQTLATSGWISAGVVNAGDGTHEHPTQALLDAFTIRKRRYGADSRGRDLTGLRAVIVGDVLHSRVARSNVWLLTTLGADVTLVAPPTLVPQNVSLWPVRVVYDLDVALADGPDAVMMLRIQLERMGDAYFPTEREYSRRWGLDALRVAGLPDGSIVMHPGPMNRGLEISSAAADSARSTVLEQVANGVSVRMAVLYLLLAGERDDERGGNL; encoded by the coding sequence ATGAGACACCTCCTCGACACCCGCACGCTCGACCGGGCCACCGCTCTGCGCATCCTCGATGTCGCCGAGGACATGGCCGACACGCAGTCCCGCGAGGTCAAGAAGCTTCCGACCCTGCGCGGCAAGACGGTCGTGAACCTCTTCTTCGAGGACTCCACCCGTACGCGCATCTCCTTCGAGGCCGCGGCCAAGCGCCTCTCCGCCGATGTGATCAACTTCGCAGCGAAGGGCTCGAGCGTCTCGAAGGGCGAGAGCCTGAAGGACACCGCGCAGACGCTCGAGGCCATCGGAGCGGATGCCGTCGTCGTGCGCCACCCCGGGTCCGGCGCCCCGCAGACGTTGGCCACGAGCGGATGGATCTCCGCCGGCGTCGTGAACGCAGGAGACGGCACGCACGAACACCCCACCCAGGCACTGCTCGACGCCTTCACGATCCGCAAACGCCGCTACGGCGCCGACAGCCGAGGCCGCGATCTCACCGGACTCCGCGCGGTGATCGTCGGCGATGTGCTCCACTCCCGGGTCGCGCGCTCCAACGTCTGGCTGCTGACCACGCTGGGCGCCGATGTCACCCTGGTCGCACCGCCGACGCTGGTCCCGCAGAACGTCTCGCTCTGGCCGGTACGCGTGGTCTACGACCTCGACGTGGCCCTCGCGGACGGTCCCGACGCCGTCATGATGCTCCGCATCCAGCTGGAGCGCATGGGCGATGCGTATTTCCCGACTGAGCGGGAGTATTCCCGACGGTGGGGTCTCGACGCACTGCGAGTGGCGGGTCTGCCGGACGGTAGCATTGTGATGCACCCCGGGCCGATGAACCGCGGGCTGGAGATCTCCTCCGCAGCAGCCGATTCCGCCCGCTCGACGGTGCTGGAACAGGTCGCGAACGGGGTCTCCGTGCGGATGGCGGTGCTGTACCTGCTTCTGGCAGGCGAACGAGACGACGAACGAGGGGGGAACCTGTGA
- the pyrR gene encoding bifunctional pyr operon transcriptional regulator/uracil phosphoribosyltransferase PyrR — translation MSTRTVLHEADISRALTRIAHEILESNRGAENLVLLGIPTRGVTLAHRLGALISGIAQHPVPVGALDVTLFRDDLAKHPTRSPHPTAIPDGGIDGKTVVLVDDVLFSGRSIRAALDAIQSIGRPAAVRLAILVDRGHRELPIRPDYIGKNIPSARTERVNVRLVENDGAEEVTIGE, via the coding sequence ATGAGCACGCGCACCGTGCTGCACGAAGCCGATATCTCGCGGGCATTGACCCGTATCGCACATGAGATCCTCGAATCCAATCGGGGAGCGGAGAATCTGGTCCTTCTGGGGATCCCCACCCGTGGAGTCACACTCGCTCATCGCCTCGGCGCCTTGATCAGCGGCATCGCCCAGCATCCGGTTCCCGTGGGAGCCCTCGACGTCACACTGTTCCGTGACGATCTGGCGAAGCACCCCACCCGGTCACCGCATCCGACGGCGATCCCCGATGGCGGCATCGACGGGAAGACCGTCGTCCTGGTCGACGACGTGCTGTTCTCCGGACGCAGCATCCGTGCCGCTCTCGACGCGATCCAGTCGATCGGACGCCCCGCCGCGGTGCGACTCGCGATCCTCGTCGACCGGGGGCACCGCGAACTGCCGATCCGCCCCGACTACATCGGCAAGAACATCCCGTCCGCCCGCACCGAGCGGGTCAACGTGCGCCTCGTCGAGAACGACGGCGCCGAGGAGGTGACGATCGGAGAATGA
- a CDS encoding Rieske 2Fe-2S domain-containing protein gives MRITGLGHAGMFIETVGGNIICDPVLGPSFFGSWFPFPDNRGLEWERFGREADFLYISHRHRDHFDPKLLERYISKGIEVLLPEYPIDDLERDIRALGFENITYAPAGEIIQRGELKIMITPLRAPSDGPIGDSSLSVDDGTGSVLNQNDSHPLDLDSLLHFGKPDAYFTQVSGAIWWPMVYDLPLDAKQNFAKLKRDAQNKRAMYYIDKVDAPHVFPMAGPPMFLRDDLFDFNGLGRNGESIFTDQKQFLAHMNELSPQYDGHLFVPGTLVTVDGGAVTTTQTLYSEAELAHIFDEKWDYLEEQRASRQQEILDEEASRAAIIPPDEMLAAIKAWWEPLLKKSRTIRLGVGGAVRFRIGDLDMVVDFPRAKVREYAGEECIYWYTIPADLVSTNLRDHEIDWSNSIFLSMQFQVGRSGKFNEFLTTFLKCLSVDRIEYVENWYQEQTDQNEDAEIGDWVVQRRCPHLRADLTKTGKVDEDGVLTCSMHDWKWDLKTGRCLSTSGHPIRSTPREHLQDDLRPVRAAGVS, from the coding sequence ATGCGGATCACGGGACTCGGCCACGCCGGGATGTTCATCGAGACAGTCGGCGGGAACATCATCTGCGACCCCGTGCTCGGCCCGTCCTTCTTCGGATCCTGGTTCCCGTTCCCCGACAACCGCGGTCTCGAGTGGGAGCGTTTCGGGCGCGAGGCCGACTTCCTCTACATCTCGCATCGGCACCGCGATCACTTCGACCCGAAGCTCCTCGAGCGCTACATCTCGAAGGGCATCGAGGTGTTGCTCCCCGAGTACCCGATCGACGATCTCGAGCGCGACATCCGTGCGCTCGGATTCGAGAACATCACGTATGCTCCCGCCGGCGAGATCATCCAGCGTGGCGAGCTCAAGATCATGATCACGCCGCTGCGCGCGCCCAGCGACGGCCCGATCGGCGACTCCTCGCTCAGCGTCGACGACGGTACCGGTTCTGTGCTGAACCAGAACGACTCGCATCCGCTCGACCTCGACTCTCTGCTCCACTTCGGGAAGCCGGATGCCTACTTCACGCAGGTCTCCGGGGCGATCTGGTGGCCCATGGTCTACGACCTGCCGCTGGATGCGAAGCAGAACTTCGCGAAGCTCAAGCGCGACGCGCAGAACAAGCGGGCGATGTACTACATCGACAAGGTCGACGCCCCGCATGTCTTCCCGATGGCTGGACCGCCCATGTTCCTGCGCGACGACCTGTTCGACTTCAACGGGCTCGGCAGGAACGGCGAATCGATCTTCACGGATCAGAAGCAGTTCCTGGCGCACATGAACGAGCTGTCGCCGCAGTACGACGGTCACCTGTTCGTCCCCGGCACACTCGTCACGGTCGACGGCGGTGCGGTGACGACGACACAGACGCTGTACAGCGAGGCCGAGCTCGCGCACATCTTCGATGAGAAGTGGGACTACCTCGAGGAGCAGCGGGCCAGCCGTCAGCAGGAGATCCTCGACGAGGAGGCGTCGCGCGCCGCGATCATCCCGCCGGACGAGATGCTCGCCGCGATCAAGGCCTGGTGGGAGCCTCTGCTCAAGAAGTCGCGCACCATCCGCCTCGGCGTCGGCGGCGCAGTGCGGTTCCGCATCGGCGACCTCGACATGGTCGTCGACTTCCCGCGCGCCAAAGTGCGCGAATACGCGGGGGAGGAGTGCATCTACTGGTACACGATCCCCGCGGATCTCGTCTCGACCAACCTCCGCGACCACGAGATCGACTGGTCGAACTCGATCTTCCTGTCGATGCAGTTCCAGGTGGGCCGCAGCGGCAAGTTCAACGAGTTCCTCACGACCTTCCTCAAGTGCCTCTCAGTCGACCGGATCGAATACGTCGAGAACTGGTACCAGGAGCAGACCGACCAGAACGAGGACGCGGAGATCGGCGACTGGGTCGTCCAGCGCCGCTGCCCGCACCTGCGCGCAGACCTGACCAAGACCGGCAAGGTCGACGAGGACGGCGTGCTGACCTGCAGCATGCACGACTGGAAGTGGGATCTGAAGACCGGCCGGTGCCTGTCGACGAGCGGGCATCCCATCCGGTCCACTCCGCGGGAGCACCTCCAGGACGATCTCCGTCCGGTCCGCGCCGCCGGCGTCTCCTGA